The genomic window TGTCGCCAAATCCATGCAATttaaagaaggaaaatgaCTTAAACCAATCAAAGACATAAAAGACAATGACATCTTCTAAATATTATTGTCCACAAGCCCTCACACTATTCAAAGACCAATCATCCCTTACTATTCCGTTTGTATTTGTCTCAATcatgagtatttttttttatatatatcatcaagcTATACATGACTTAAAAGTCATATTCCTTTACCATTAACATACCATAAAAGCTAAGTCATCATGTATAGCTTGAtgatataaaaagaaaaaaaatccgaaTTCCATCAGAGGTCATAAAAGATTCGGAACTTTTGGAACACTAACCAGAGGTCGTTTCGCAATGTAACCAATAATAGGACATAAGAAAACATGGATTAgttgacaaacaaacaatagaagaaacacagagacttttttttatccacATAACTGGGAAATCACACTTCACACGTGGCATGCAGCCATGCAGCTTCAGAACAAGGGGTGGTTTGGTAAAATCATCCACAGATGCCCATTGCCTTTGGCTTAAATTCTATAAATACCAAAGCCGTTGAGTGTAGTGTAACGCTTTGCACAATTACACTTTAACCTGTttaattccttcttcttcttcttcttattctagTCCTCACCATTCActcacaaaaccaaagaaaagaaaccagAGAGATGGATCAAATAAAACCGGAGTTTCTGAAGAAATTGACCAAGTTTATAGCAGTTTCGATGTGgattttatctcttttaacCAGCCACGACTTCTATTTATATAGGTTCATGATCCAACTCGTAACACACGCAGTAGATAAAAACTACATGTTCCTCCTCTGCAATGGTCTCGTAGTGGTTGTTGCTAAGTGTTCTGGTTTGGTCGCTTCGTCCAAACCAATAGAGAAAATTTGGAGTAATACCGATAAAACCTTTGATTATGGAGATTTCGAGAGTTACACTACGATACTGGAGCTAGAGTATAAATCTGATCATGGAATAGGAACAGAGTCCTTTCTTGCAGAGGAAGTTACAGTGGAGGAAGATACAAAACATCAAGAAACCGAGgacaacgaagaagaagatgacgacgACAACACATTAGCAGATAATGATGGAGAGGAAGAGTGTGGTCTTCGTGGCGGATCTATaaacgaggaagaagaagggaacGTAGGAGTGATGACATcgacggaggaggagatgaaTAAGAAATTCGACGAGTTCATCAGAAAGATGAAGGAAGAGCTTAGAATCGAAGCTAAACGGCATTTAATCCTTGTTTGAGTACTTTCTAATTAATCagttttgtttaagtttaaTCAAACGCAATTTGCTCATATAGAGAGCGAGTTACGTTTTCTAGCTTCTTCTACATCCTCCTAGCCTCTGTAAGCATCTCTTTTAATGGAATCCTTTTTAAATCTAAGTAATTCTCTCGCGTTACactttttcttgaaaattgtTACCTCGTATATATTATGCAAAAATGAAACTCGTCAAATACGATTAAACTACAATATGATcatatacatacaaaattatatgtttacaTATTTCATATCGAACTCCATTATTAGTTCTATAGGCTAGACTGATGTACTACATGTTTTTAGCGGTGTGTTGTCTACACCCGATAGTTTCGGGGGAATAATGCTGTCCGTGCATGCACACGTGTATACCTTTGCATATAATGAATTTTCAATGTCAAAGAAAAACGTATGATGGATATTCCTAATTCTATATGTCTTTTAGGAGATGATGTACTTTCGTGTAAACATGATATGTGATGGATTGAgccatttttttctatttcttggCTATagttgatttttaaaatgtttaattttcttgatcTGATAACTTTTGCTGATTCCGTGGCCAACAGAACATCCGGTACCATGATTCCAAGCTTGAACAGTACGTATAGATTTCTTTAAATTGATCATGGGTTTGGTAAAAGTAAAATGTACATACGCATTTATCAATGTTATTACGTATTcttaacaataatataatagCTATTAGTAAGCCCTAAGATGATAACTGTAGAAACTTTCAGACTCATTACAAAATTCTAACAATGTTATAAGTTACGTCAAAATGATGTATtgtgtacatatatttaaTCCCATGATCCATCAATCCATATGTACAACCTGTAGAATATTTATCAACGAGAACGAAGAATCgaatatatgtttaaaaagtaatataagTTTGCTTTAAAGACTCCATATATAGATTCTCTGCTCtctgcttttagttttagacctccatactttttttttatcagttCCCCCACTATCCTATCCTACATATTCATCATCACTAGTCTCCATAagatcatttttatttgaatattaaaaaataaagttactGTGAAATTTGTTGAGAATCTTCTAGTCGATCGCTTAGTTGGGTTTTCACTTTGaacaactttttgttttgttttctgaaacgGTTCAACTACACTAGCTAGCATCATGCATGTTCCATTTAATGtgatttatcttttctctAGTCCTTTCGAGAGGTTTTtattaaaaggaaaacattTGATTTGACTAATTCAATTGATCAACgtgaaaacaccaaaaaaaaaaaaaaaaaaaaaaaaaaaccagaaagaAGAGTTTAATACTGAATGTTACATGTATCAAACAAGCAGGAATGAGACAGTTGAAATGAATGGATAATGAAGATTTGGTACTCTATTGAGTATATGTAATTACTAATACAAAAACCCGTAAATTTTCTTGGTTAACTAGTTTAAGAAAACGATTGAGGAGCGAAAGATCTATCGAATAGTGATAGACTATACGATTTTGACACAGCAGAACATGTCCACTCCcgtttatatttaaaatgaacTTACTTATACAACTaaatatgacaaaacaaaataagataataaatgGGTCAGCTTATTTcatgttatataaaatgatattagGCTTTGATTGCAACAAGTTTGGCATGTAAGTATTCTAAACTAACGACTTTATACATCTTAGTTTGTATCATTCCATAAGTAGGTTTCAGTTTTGGCGATCATCTAAGATATAAACGGCGTATGATAGATATAAAAAAGCCGTAAATACCTAACAAGAGATGAATGGTAGTGTATAGAGCAATCATGCATATGGAGCTGTCTACACataccaaaatccaaaattaaaaaataaagtagaaCCGAAAGACATGGAGAAGGAACAGTAAACTCAATCAATggacaaagaaacaaaaccaaaagaatcaaGCTATAATACTATAACAATTAATATTAAGTGGGTCCAATTCCTGTTGAGAGGAAAATTGATTAAACCACATATACATGTAAACAATCATATGCTCAATAATGTTCAAAGCTCTAAAGCCAAAAATCATATCAATATTCGTAActtactaaaagaaaaaaacttggtAAGATGTTATATGActttatattaaaacaaaaacagtatTTTGTGGGAAAGATAATAATGCATTCAGATGCTATAGTTTGAGTTAATATGGAACAGTAGAGTAAATAGATGTAATTGTTTTCAAGTATGTGTCAAAGGGAAGGAAACCATGGCACGAACTACGAAGCTCAAACACTGAAAACTTATACTCTTTGCAACCACAAAAGGCAAAATGATGAAAGAATGAGCGGTCAAGTTTGAAGGAAGAAGTAATCAGTAATTTGTTCACTGGTTCCTGTGGGTGGTTTGTGTACGGGGAGGTTAATGGACCCAACACTCATCACTCATCAGTAAACCTTGGAATATGAACTAGTGTTAATAGTATATAAGCTTAAGGCTCATTATATCcgatcaaaatgttttatttttgggttttagatCTAATCCCcggtttcattttttttttgtttcatatggCCATAGCAACAAAGTTAAAGTGCTAAGCATAAAGTCAATGTTGATATCCTTTTATTCTTGTTGTCATTTTATTGATAAACCAGCaatattgaaatgaaaatgagCACATAGCTATTGTTTGTCGACAAAAACCAATTGATGTGAAAACAGATGTCCAGTTGAAGAGATAAAACATGATTGGTTGAACATAGTGAAAATTATACTCATTCTACTAAAATAATGACTTCaaatacaaagagaaaatgtgTGTCAAGGACTTCCACAAAGTTGGAATGGCCCTAGGAGTCCATTAATCAACAATTTGTGTTCTtggttcttaaaaaaacatagaatcCGCGTCTATAACGCAATcgctatataaaaaaacagcGATCAAGAATAGAATAAACCTAAAACGCGGTTTtgagaccaaaaaaagaagattcatcTTCCTCAATGAGACATTACATGATCACGCATCCACTACCCGACGAACTCGACATCCGATACTGCGGTTCTACGTAAGAGTAACTATGCAACGTTCTTGGTGGTGGCGCCGGTAGACTATAATACGGCGGTGTTGTATGCGGGTTAGTTGCCTGCCGTGGTGCCTCCGAGTGCCGCGGGGGATTTGACGGCGGATGAGCATAGTTTCCGCCATAAACATGTGGCGGAGGAGGATATTGATACAACGAAGGATATGCATAGTTACCACGGGAGGTGGTAGGAATGTAATAGCCTGATTGACCGTAATAACCACCGCCGCCGCGAGGAGTCATAACTTCTCCGTCGAAACGGAGATTAGTGATCTTTCCATGTTCACCGTACCGTTCAGCAACAGCCAACAATACATTAGGGTTAACTCTGGCCTTGAGTTTCATTGAGTTGTCGTCTCCGGTGAAATCCACAGAGTAAACTCCTGCAAGTAATATTAGAAATATGAATATCAACCACAAgaatcatcaacaaaacaaacacacacaaacgTAGACAGACACGTACCGTAGACACAATGCATGACTTCTGACACTTTTTGCCGACAAAGCTGGCAACCTCTGTTCACTTTCATCACACAGCTCTACAGAGTAAATTAAACAACATTTCttatttaggaaaaaataacacacatatatacatggtCTAAAGCAGATTAATCGTTTGGCTAACCATATCGACAGTGTAATCCATTGATGAAGCTTgtgaattcttctttttgttctttgtttggttgCTTGATCTAACAGCTAAAGCTAAACAAGTTAAATGGGTAAAACATATTGATTATTGTTATAGTTTAAGGCAAGTGTATCTGATATTTGATCGAAGATGAATATTGCCTTTTCCTAAAATGGCGTTTTAATAGGATATATCGTAGTTCGAAATGGATAATTTGATATCTGAATAATCTTGTGATGAATCCTACCGTATATtgctaattaattaaagattacGAGATTAtgatgaaaatgagaaaacaaatcattcttATACTCTGCATCTTGGAAataagagattgaagaaatgAGAATGGATACATGCATATTCATCTTGGCAATATGAAAATTTCAACTTTATTCAAGACATAAAATCTCTAACATTTAGAAAGGAAAGCAAAGTTccgaataacaaaaaattgaaaaaaaaatcacaagaGAGACCAATATAACCATGTTTCCTTGCAAGTGGACTCACTGGTTACCAAACTTAAACAAGTGATATCAAGATACGAGGTCCAACATAATAACGCAGACAGTTAACCAGTTGCTAAACACAGATCAAGCACTCTTAATCGTCCAACAACCCAGAGGAAGAGCTGGAAGAGTTCGCACTCGGAAAGACCGAGCTGGAATAGTCCGAACTCGAAGAGACCGAGCCGGAATAGTCCAAACTCGAAGAGACCGAGTTGGAATAGTCCGGACTTGAAGAGTTCTCCCGACTTGAAGAGAACAGACTCGAAGAGACAGAGCTGGAAGAGTCTGGACTCGAAGAGAACGAGCTGTAAGAGTCTGGACTCGAAGAGACGGAGCTGGAAGAGTCTGGACTCGAAGAGACGGAGCTGGAAGAGTCTGGACTCGAAGAGTCGGAGTCGGAGCTGGAAGAGTCCGCCGCCAGACTTAAAGAGAGCAGAAAGGAAGAGGTATCCGGACTTGAAGAGACCGGAGTGGAAGTGGTCTTCGCACTTGAAGAGACTGGACTGGAAGTGGTCTTTTTCTTACCAGCGGACAAGTCTGGCAGGTACCGAAAGTAACTCTGTAGCTTGCCATTCTTCACTAGCTGTGTTGCTTCATCAATCTTGCCTGCACCCATCAAACGCTCAACCACGGGTTTGTACATGTTCGGGCGAGACAGGAGCTTGTGTTTGATGGCCTCTTCGGATACCTCAACCGCTCTATCAAGATCACCTTTCTTGCAGAGAAGAGGGATTAACATACAGTAAGTCACTGTATCAGGAGTCAGACCCTTCTCCTTCATCTCATTGTAACATTTCATAACCTCCTCGAGGTTGTTATCAACACGGTAAGCCGTGATTAAAGCATTGTATGTATGAACATCTGGGGAAATCCCTTCAGTTTTCATAACATCAATCAAGTTAAGTGCATCAGTGAACTTCTTGTTCCGAGTAAGACCTCTCACTCTCGAGTTATAACTCCTAATGTTAGGAGAAAGATTCTTGGATTTCATCAAATCCCAAATCCTATCACCTTCAACAAACAACTCCCTCCTATAAAACTCTTCTAACAGAGTGTTGAAAGAGATCAAGTCAGGCTCGAACCCGTTCTTCTCCAGTTCCTCAAAGATAGATAATATATCATCCATAGAGCCTTTACGGCAAAGTGCCTTGATCATGGTATTATAAGTAACCAAATCAGGAGTAATACCTAGCTTCTCTGGTAACTCCTTGAAGGTCTTCATAGCCTCGTCAAGCTTCTTTGAATTAACATAAGCCGATAGAAGCGCATTGAACGACTTCACAGTTCTTTCACAGTTTAGCtcaggcatttcatcgaacagtTTGTGCGCATGTTCCGCCATTCCTGAGTATCCATAAAGAAGCATTATACGGATAACGAAATCCTCCGACTTTATGTCATCGAACTTCTTCTGGTATTGAAGAACTTCGTCGATCGTTGAGAACTTCTTTGCTTCCCTGAGACGGCGGATAAACGCACTGTAGAGTCCATGGACTTGCCGGAAACTCTCAGACTCGCAGGATCTCTTGAACTTCTCTACTTTCTGCGTCAATTTCGAATTTTTAGAATCCTTGGCGTCATTCGACGATTGACCTCCGTCTCCTACAGAGGCGGTGGATGCCTTCAATTTACTAGGGAATTTGGTGGATTTGGTTTGGCTTCTGGGTTTTGCGGACTTAGCAGTGGCGATTGAAGATTCTTTGAAGATTCCATGGAGGCGACTGTACAGCGACGAGCCTACCTTGCTCATAGCTTCGTGCAGGTGGTGAAAATGTCAGAGTTGAGTGtgagggtttagggttttggacTTAAGAGTGCTCCTCCGGCTAGGTCTTATGCAGTGAATgcgaaaaacaaaataaaacagcGTGCCGTTTCTACTCCTGGACTACGCAGCGTTTTTTGTGTCTAAATCTTAAATTCATGCCGTTCTCTAACCAGAaaaggaaataagaaaatttcttttaactttGAGAATTGAAAGCAACACAAACACACTACAGATAGAGATAGTTCAATTATTAAATCACCGCACTCGCAGTTTGCAACAAGACATTAAAAAGAGGGAAACACAgactaaattaaaaactagTCAATAAGCCTTGCCAATTAACTACTCTTTGGGAAAGAGACGAAGCTTGCACTGCAAATAGTCATTCGTCTTTGCTAGCTCGACAATCTCTTCAGCTTCGTCTTGCTTGGACCCTTTCACCAATGCATCAACTACCTCCTGCAGGACAGCCTCATCGACTAGCAGACGCTTAGCAAATATTTCCTTGCAGAGCTCATAAGCAGACTCTAAATCGCCCGCCTTACATATTGCAGGAAGCAATgagttaaagacaaatttCAACGGGCGACAACCATTCTTCTCGATTTCCTTGTACCACGTTATGGCTTCATCTAATTTTCCTTCACTGACAAATCCTTTAATCATGGCAGTGAATGTGAAAACATCAGGTTTGAGCTCATTACccttaagtttgtcaaagAGACTAACCATCTCTTCTGATTTATTCTCCATGGCTAGTCCTAACAACCGAGCATTGTAACTACGGATGTCTCGCTTAACATTCTTCTCTACCATTCTAGCCCATATCTGTTCTCCTTCCTCAAACTTCCCTTTTGTATACGACTCATGTAAAAGTATATTGAAGGTGATATGATCAGGTTTCAAACCCTTGTTCTCAATCTCATCAATCAACGCAACAGCTTCAGTGAAGGAACCCTTTCCACACAATCCCTTGATCAAAGTATTGTAAGATGCAACATCTGGTTCAATCGAGAGCTTACCTGGCAACTCCTTGAAGATACcttcaaccaaatcaaactTCTTGGAGTTCACACAGGCATTCAGTAATGCGTTGAAAGACAACGCTGTTCTCTTGCAGTTTCTCTCaggcatttcgtcgaacacttTCTGTGCATTCTCAAACATACCGACTCGTCCATAGAGATTGATAATCCTCGCCACGAATCCTTCCTTTGACATGTTTGGATACTTGTTCTGCTCCTCCAGGATCTCCTCGACCCACTCAAACTTCTTGGCTGCGGCGAGACGGCGAACGGTTCTCTCATAGACAGCTATATTCTTCCGGAACCACTCTGCTTGGCAGGCTTTCTTGAACTTCTCCGTGATGAATTTGGGGTCGCGTTCGTCATTTACGAGGGTGATGAGGGACGGTTTGGGTGGCGAGGGTGTGGCTGCAGCAGCGGTA from Arabidopsis thaliana chromosome 3, partial sequence includes these protein-coding regions:
- a CDS encoding uncharacterized protein (unknown protein; FUNCTIONS IN: molecular_function unknown; INVOLVED IN: biological_process unknown; LOCATED IN: endomembrane system; EXPRESSED IN: male gametophyte; Has 140 Blast hits to 132 proteins in 41 species: Archae - 2; Bacteria - 4; Metazoa - 29; Fungi - 20; Plants - 51; Viruses - 0; Other Eukaryotes - 34 (source: NCBI BLink).); translated protein: MDQIKPEFLKKLTKFIAVSMWILSLLTSHDFYLYRFMIQLVTHAVDKNYMFLLCNGLVVVVAKCSGLVASSKPIEKIWSNTDKTFDYGDFESYTTILELEYKSDHGIGTESFLAEEVTVEEDTKHQETEDNEEEDDDDNTLADNDGEEECGLRGGSINEEEEGNVGVMTSTEEEMNKKFDEFIRKMKEELRIEAKRHLILV
- a CDS encoding Tetratricopeptide repeat (TPR)-like superfamily protein (Tetratricopeptide repeat (TPR)-like superfamily protein; CONTAINS InterPro DOMAIN/s: Pentatricopeptide repeat (InterPro:IPR002885); BEST Arabidopsis thaliana protein match is: Tetratricopeptide repeat (TPR)-like superfamily protein (TAIR:AT3G13160.1); Has 101842 Blast hits to 26082 proteins in 1101 species: Archae - 126; Bacteria - 13439; Metazoa - 13887; Fungi - 11474; Plants - 44736; Viruses - 475; Other Eukaryotes - 17705 (source: NCBI BLink).); the encoded protein is MSKVGSSLYSRLHGIFKESSIATAKSAKPRSQTKSTKFPSKLKASTASVGDGGQSSNDAKDSKNSKLTQKVEKFKRSCESESFRQVHGLYSAFIRRLREAKKFSTIDEVLQYQKKFDDIKSEDFVIRIMLLYGYSGMAEHAHKLFDEMPELNCERTVKSFNALLSAYVNSKKLDEAMKTFKELPEKLGITPDLVTYNTMIKALCRKGSMDDILSIFEELEKNGFEPDLISFNTLLEEFYRRELFVEGDRIWDLMKSKNLSPNIRSYNSRVRGLTRNKKFTDALNLIDVMKTEGISPDVHTYNALITAYRVDNNLEEVMKCYNEMKEKGLTPDTVTYCMLIPLLCKKGDLDRAVEVSEEAIKHKLLSRPNMYKPVVERLMGAGKIDEATQLVKNGKLQSYFRYLPDLSAGKKKTTSSPVSSSAKTTSTPVSSSPDTSSFLLSLSLAADSSSSDSDSSSPDSSSSVSSSPDSSSSVSSSPDSYSSFSSSPDSSSSVSSSLFSSSRENSSSPDYSNSVSSSLDYSGSVSSSSDYSSSVFPSANSSSSSSGLLDD
- a CDS encoding Tetratricopeptide repeat (TPR)-like superfamily protein (Tetratricopeptide repeat (TPR)-like superfamily protein; INVOLVED IN: biological_process unknown; LOCATED IN: mitochondrion, membrane; EXPRESSED IN: 23 plant structures; EXPRESSED DURING: 13 growth stages; CONTAINS InterPro DOMAIN/s: Pentatricopeptide repeat (InterPro:IPR002885); BEST Arabidopsis thaliana protein match is: Tetratricopeptide repeat (TPR)-like superfamily protein (TAIR:AT1G55890.1); Has 40331 Blast hits to 13148 proteins in 280 species: Archae - 5; Bacteria - 51; Metazoa - 319; Fungi - 323; Plants - 38622; Viruses - 0; Other Eukaryotes - 1011 (source: NCBI BLink).), with the translated sequence MSSLSRFLLRGNFSFSTHTNRRFFSAVTAAAATPSPPKPSLITLVNDERDPKFITEKFKKACQAEWFRKNIAVYERTVRRLAAAKKFEWVEEILEEQNKYPNMSKEGFVARIINLYGRVGMFENAQKVFDEMPERNCKRTALSFNALLNACVNSKKFDLVEGIFKELPGKLSIEPDVASYNTLIKGLCGKGSFTEAVALIDEIENKGLKPDHITFNILLHESYTKGKFEEGEQIWARMVEKNVKRDIRSYNARLLGLAMENKSEEMVSLFDKLKGNELKPDVFTFTAMIKGFVSEGKLDEAITWYKEIEKNGCRPLKFVFNSLLPAICKAGDLESAYELCKEIFAKRLLVDEAVLQEVVDALVKGSKQDEAEEIVELAKTNDYLQCKLRLFPKE
- a CDS encoding hydroxyproline-rich glycoprotein family protein (hydroxyproline-rich glycoprotein family protein; Has 160 Blast hits to 139 proteins in 40 species: Archae - 0; Bacteria - 4; Metazoa - 9; Fungi - 29; Plants - 114; Viruses - 0; Other Eukaryotes - 4 (source: NCBI BLink).), which translates into the protein MDYTVDMSCVMKVNRGCQLCRQKVSEVMHCVYGVYSVDFTGDDNSMKLKARVNPNVLLAVAERYGEHGKITNLRFDGEVMTPRGGGGYYGQSGYYIPTTSRGNYAYPSLYQYPPPPHVYGGNYAHPPSNPPRHSEAPRQATNPHTTPPYYSLPAPPPRTLHSYSYVEPQYRMSSSSGSGCVIM